The following coding sequences lie in one Balneola vulgaris DSM 17893 genomic window:
- a CDS encoding RagB/SusD family nutrient uptake outer membrane protein, with product MKYIIVGSLLFSFACADLAVENENSPTTDQVLSSPEDIESLVQTSFIQWWQTETALYMNGVRVGQDIYTSSWGNFDMRNRGEEPRIAYNNSPTADGGAKSLAEDPWYGFYGALVQANDFLKQLNERSLVLPSQEANVSDEDYTKMVEAAAYLMQGLTIGNLGLYFDQALIFDEDTPDEELASLEFIPYADVLDIADEKLQKASDLAATLSGVTLGDNYISGFDDMTMDEEFVELINTLRARFMVLGARSSTENDAVDWGTVKTLTEDGISYDFSPMGDDQFWYNYTLLYANLTNWLRVDQRVINLMDPSQPSRYPTDGSNPGEATSDDARLESDFIYYGNEPFQSARGQYYQSQYGSGRYDEHLFAYAGGPMAHTLQAENDLMFAEAVARTNDTGNYTEAANRINETRVDRGSLTPITSADFATSAALDAILYEREIELFHSGFMQDMGDQRRLGKQQPGSMIHYPVPAKELLILQKEIYTFGGTSNAKMKGDNPFNTIKSLDKLREEVKF from the coding sequence ATGAAGTATATCATTGTGGGTTCTCTCTTGTTTAGTTTTGCTTGTGCAGATCTAGCAGTAGAGAATGAGAATTCGCCTACTACTGATCAAGTGTTAAGTAGTCCTGAAGACATCGAGTCTTTAGTACAAACTTCATTTATCCAGTGGTGGCAAACAGAAACGGCGCTTTACATGAACGGTGTTCGTGTTGGGCAAGATATTTACACCAGCTCTTGGGGAAACTTTGATATGCGTAATCGTGGTGAAGAGCCGCGTATCGCTTATAACAACTCACCAACAGCCGACGGTGGTGCTAAATCATTAGCAGAAGATCCATGGTATGGATTTTATGGCGCTTTAGTACAAGCAAACGACTTCCTAAAGCAGCTTAATGAACGTAGCCTAGTGTTACCTTCTCAAGAAGCGAATGTGTCAGATGAAGACTATACCAAAATGGTGGAAGCTGCAGCATATCTAATGCAAGGCTTAACTATTGGAAATTTAGGTCTATACTTTGATCAAGCGTTAATTTTTGATGAAGATACCCCTGATGAAGAACTAGCTAGTTTAGAGTTCATTCCATATGCAGATGTACTAGATATAGCCGATGAAAAGCTTCAAAAGGCATCTGATTTAGCCGCTACTTTATCAGGTGTGACTTTAGGTGACAACTATATCAGTGGCTTTGATGATATGACTATGGATGAAGAATTTGTTGAGTTAATCAATACTCTTCGTGCACGTTTTATGGTATTAGGCGCCCGTTCTTCTACTGAAAATGACGCGGTTGATTGGGGAACCGTTAAAACGTTAACTGAAGATGGTATCAGCTACGATTTTTCTCCTATGGGTGATGATCAATTCTGGTATAACTACACGCTACTATATGCAAACCTTACAAACTGGTTAAGAGTAGACCAAAGAGTTATAAACTTAATGGACCCATCTCAGCCATCGCGTTACCCAACTGATGGTTCTAACCCTGGTGAAGCTACATCTGACGATGCACGTTTAGAAAGCGACTTTATCTACTATGGTAATGAGCCTTTCCAGTCGGCACGTGGTCAATATTACCAGTCTCAATATGGTTCTGGTAGATATGATGAGCACTTATTTGCATACGCAGGTGGACCTATGGCGCATACGCTGCAAGCAGAAAATGACTTAATGTTTGCTGAAGCAGTAGCAAGAACAAACGATACAGGAAACTATACAGAAGCAGCAAATAGAATCAATGAGACTCGAGTTGATCGTGGTTCATTAACTCCTATTACTTCTGCTGATTTTGCTACTAGTGCAGCATTAGATGCAATCCTATATGAAAGAGAGATTGAACTTTTCCATTCTGGCTTTATGCAAGATATGGGTGATCAAAGACGCTTAGGTAAACAACAGCCTGGTTCAATGATTCACTACCCAGTTCCTGCAAAAGAATTATTAATCCTTCAAAAAGAGATTTATACATTCGGTGGAACAAGTAATGCAAAAATGAAAGGTGATAATCCTTTCAATACTATCAAATCTCTTGATAAATTAAGAGAAGAAGTAAAGTTCTAA